A single window of Rickettsiella endosymbiont of Dermanyssus gallinae DNA harbors:
- a CDS encoding S41 family peptidase → MRLKIILLILLSGALLGFSTPFSSPPPLKTKSAPTKPEDMLSKDVLRFNRELQVIKAEYVQPTSEHQLLQNAMQGMANGLDPHSSFLDADDLRDLQTATTGEFSGLGLEVAMEDGLLHVVTPIDDGPAQKAGIKSGDWILRINNSPIQGLTLREAVKKMRGEKGTLIHLTLIRKGLHKPFTTDLKREIIRVRSVKGRLLEPNFAYVRISSFQESTRKDLDSIINQLQHKQKTPLKGLILDLRNNPGGLLTSASDVANAFLDPNKMGYHHVIVYTQGQTPEANMKLIAKPNNQVYREAMIVLINQGSASGAEIVAGALQDNKRAVILGTKSFGKGSVQTVIPLDETSALKLTTALYYTPSGRSIQAAGILPDITLDELKVSTVDEDPVDSIYLHESELKGHLQNGNASPKNIFEMPTTIASNDLVKNDYQLFEAFNLLKGMVVLQETPMKG, encoded by the coding sequence ATGCGACTAAAAATTATACTATTAATTCTGCTCAGCGGTGCTTTATTAGGCTTTAGTACTCCCTTTTCAAGTCCCCCACCGTTAAAAACTAAAAGCGCTCCAACAAAGCCAGAAGACATGCTTTCTAAAGATGTACTGCGCTTTAATCGAGAACTACAAGTTATCAAAGCAGAATATGTACAACCCACTTCCGAACATCAGTTATTACAGAATGCCATGCAAGGCATGGCCAATGGTTTAGATCCACATTCTAGTTTTTTAGATGCCGATGATTTAAGGGATCTACAAACAGCGACCACGGGCGAATTTAGTGGCTTAGGCTTAGAAGTCGCCATGGAAGACGGTTTATTACACGTAGTCACACCGATTGATGATGGTCCTGCACAAAAAGCAGGTATAAAATCGGGCGATTGGATTTTACGCATTAATAATAGCCCTATTCAAGGTTTAACCTTACGCGAAGCCGTAAAAAAAATGCGCGGGGAAAAAGGAACACTGATACACCTTACGCTTATTCGCAAGGGATTACATAAACCCTTCACCACTGATCTAAAGCGCGAAATCATTCGAGTACGCAGCGTCAAAGGGCGTCTATTAGAACCTAATTTTGCCTATGTTCGAATTAGTAGCTTTCAAGAAAGCACGCGCAAAGATTTAGATAGCATCATCAATCAACTACAACATAAACAAAAAACACCCCTTAAAGGCTTAATACTTGATCTTAGAAATAATCCAGGTGGTCTATTAACATCGGCCAGCGATGTTGCTAATGCATTTTTGGATCCCAATAAAATGGGCTATCACCACGTTATTGTTTACACACAAGGTCAAACGCCTGAAGCTAACATGAAACTCATCGCTAAACCCAACAATCAAGTTTACCGTGAAGCAATGATTGTATTAATTAACCAAGGTAGTGCATCAGGCGCAGAAATTGTTGCCGGCGCACTGCAAGATAACAAGCGCGCCGTAATCCTAGGAACAAAAAGTTTTGGTAAAGGTTCTGTACAAACGGTTATCCCACTCGATGAAACCAGCGCGCTGAAGTTAACAACGGCACTCTATTACACACCTTCTGGCCGTTCTATTCAAGCGGCAGGCATTTTACCTGATATTACCCTAGATGAATTAAAAGTCAGTACCGTCGATGAAGATCCGGTCGATTCAATTTATCTGCACGAATCTGAATTAAAAGGGCATCTACAAAATGGGAATGCATCACCCAAAAATATTTTTGAAATGCCCACTACGATTGCAAGCAATGATTTAGTCAAAAATGATTATCAGCTCTTTGAAGCATTCAACTTATTAAAAGGCATGGTGGTGCTACAAGAAACACCGATGAAAGGTTAA
- the gpmI gene encoding 2,3-bisphosphoglycerate-independent phosphoglycerate mutase — MPESKRPKPILLLILDGWGYSEEREHNAIALAKTPHWDHLIKTCPHTLLNASGLSVGLPEGQMGNSEVGHLTMGAGRVLYQDLTRINKSIADGDFFKNAVFLSALKKAKDSQKAMHILGLLSPGGIHSHENHIYALLQLCAQENIKNCYIHAFLDGRDAPPKSATSYITALENKCNELGLGEIVSLIGRYYAMDRDKRWERTQAAYDCLTNGEADYQANTALDGLQQAYDRGESDEFVKPTCIHAPNDPAIKIEEGDIVIFMNFRADRARQLSRAFLNTGFGDFKRKQHPRLGDFISLTQYASDIPSQIAFPQQSLANDLGSYLSEQGLTQLRIAETEKYAHVTFFFNGGVEAEHPNETRVLIPSKKVATYDLTPKMSAVEITTQLLEAIAEKKVDVIICNFANPDMLGHTGNLNATQEAITCIDDCIGKLVSALQEQGGEAIITADHGNAECMYDEKTQQAHTAHTAEPVPFIYIGRPAKIKQQHDSGTLADIAPTLLALLGLAKPKEMTGENLIIFD, encoded by the coding sequence ATGCCAGAATCTAAACGACCCAAACCTATTCTATTGTTAATCCTTGATGGATGGGGCTATAGCGAAGAAAGAGAACACAACGCTATCGCGCTTGCTAAAACACCGCACTGGGATCACTTAATTAAAACCTGTCCTCATACGCTGTTAAATGCATCTGGACTATCGGTAGGCCTACCTGAAGGCCAGATGGGAAACTCCGAAGTCGGACATCTAACCATGGGGGCAGGCCGTGTACTTTATCAAGACTTAACACGGATTAATAAATCCATTGCAGACGGTGATTTTTTTAAAAATGCAGTCTTTTTATCTGCTTTAAAAAAAGCTAAAGATTCTCAAAAGGCTATGCACATCCTTGGTTTGTTATCGCCTGGTGGCATTCATAGTCATGAAAACCATATTTATGCCCTATTACAATTGTGTGCCCAAGAAAATATAAAAAATTGCTATATACACGCTTTTCTCGATGGCCGAGACGCACCCCCTAAAAGTGCAACAAGCTACATTACTGCACTAGAAAATAAGTGTAACGAACTGGGATTGGGGGAAATAGTCAGTCTCATTGGGCGTTATTATGCGATGGATAGAGATAAACGTTGGGAACGCACGCAAGCAGCGTATGACTGCTTGACCAACGGCGAAGCAGATTACCAAGCTAATACAGCCTTAGATGGTTTACAACAAGCCTATGATCGTGGCGAAAGCGATGAATTTGTAAAACCAACTTGCATTCATGCACCGAATGATCCAGCGATTAAAATTGAAGAAGGTGATATTGTTATTTTCATGAACTTTCGTGCCGATCGTGCACGACAATTAAGTCGTGCTTTTCTTAATACGGGCTTTGGCGATTTTAAACGCAAGCAACATCCTCGTTTAGGTGACTTTATCTCGCTCACACAATATGCAAGCGATATCCCAAGTCAAATCGCTTTTCCGCAACAATCCTTAGCGAATGATCTAGGTAGCTATCTTTCAGAACAAGGTTTGACACAACTTCGCATTGCAGAAACAGAAAAATATGCGCATGTTACCTTTTTCTTTAATGGTGGTGTTGAAGCAGAACATCCGAATGAAACACGTGTATTAATTCCTTCTAAAAAAGTAGCCACTTATGATCTAACACCCAAAATGAGTGCTGTAGAAATTACGACTCAACTCCTTGAAGCAATTGCTGAAAAAAAAGTCGATGTCATTATCTGTAATTTTGCTAATCCAGACATGTTAGGCCACACGGGTAACCTAAATGCTACACAAGAAGCCATCACCTGTATTGATGACTGTATTGGCAAGCTTGTTTCTGCTTTACAAGAACAAGGTGGAGAAGCCATTATTACGGCGGATCATGGCAATGCAGAGTGTATGTACGACGAAAAAACACAGCAAGCACATACCGCACATACCGCCGAGCCTGTCCCATTTATATATATTGGTCGTCCTGCAAAAATAAAACAACAACACGACAGTGGCACATTAGCTGATATCGCACCTACATTATTAGCCCTATTAGGACTAGCTAAACCAAAAGAAATGACGGGTGAAAATTTAATTATATTTGATTAA